Proteins encoded by one window of Octopus bimaculoides isolate UCB-OBI-ISO-001 chromosome 4, ASM119413v2, whole genome shotgun sequence:
- the LOC128247635 gene encoding zinc finger protein 271-like, translating to MSKRIRKVYHCDICGKTFSAKNVLNKHQRIHTGEKTYHCDICGKSFSENSALTIHKHSHTGEKSFHCDICGKSFSFSSSLNTHKRIHTGEKPFHCDICGKSFSQNGILSRHKRIHTGEKPYYCDICGKYFSHSNVLVNHKRIHTQEKPYCCGVCGKSFSQNSTLMKHERIHTGEKPYHCDICGKSFALSGSLTTHKRVHTGEKPFHCDICGKLCSTASQVSFHKRIHTGEKPFHCEICGKSFSRNDLTGHKRIHTGEKPFHCDICGKSFSLSSSLNTHKRIHTGEKPHHCDVCGKFFSVSSSLNTHKRIHTGEKPYHCDICGKSFSQNSTLTKHKRIHTGEKPFECQVCGKSFSRMDHLTKHKRIHTGEKPCHCDVCGMSFSTDGNLISHRRIHTGEKPYHCDICGKSFSDYSTVTKHKRIHTGEKPYHCDICGKSFSHLNVLINHKRIHTGEKPYQCDMCGKSFSQNSILSRHKRIHTGEKPYHCEICGKLFAKKCNLTSHISIHTKV from the exons ATGTCAAAAAGGATACGAAAAGTgtatcattgtgacatctgtggtaaaacattttctgcaaaaaatgttttaaataaacacCAACGCATTCATACGGGAGAAAAaacatatcattgtgatatatgtggtaaatcattctctgaaaatagtGCCCTAACCATTCACAAACatagtcatacaggagagaagtcatttcactgtgatatctgtggtaaatctttctctttcaGTAGTTCCTTaaatactcacaaacgtattcatacaggagagaaaccatttcactgtgatatctgtggtaaatcattctctcaaaatggtatcttatctagacacaaacgtattcatacaggagagaagccatattactGCGATATCTGTGGCAAATACTTCTCTCACAGTAATGTCTTGGTTAATCACAAGCGTATTCACACACAggagaagccatattgctgtggtgtctgtggtaaatcattctcacaaaatAGTACGTTAATGAAACatgaacgtattcatacaggagagaagccatatcactgtgatatctgtggtaaatcatttgcttTAAGTGGTAGTTTGACTACTCATAAACGTGTTCATACtggggagaagccatttcactgtgatatctgtggtaaattatgtTCAACTGCAAGTCAAGTAAGTTtccataaacgtattcatacaggagagaaaccatttcactgtgaaatctgtggtaaatcattctctcgaaatgacTTAACTggacacaaacgtatacatacgggagagaaaccatttcactgtgatatttgtggtaaatcattctctctaagTAGCTCCTTaaatactcacaaacgtattcacacaggggagaaaccacatcactgtgatgtctgtggtaaatttTTCTCTGTAAGTAGTTCCTTAAAtactcacaagcgtattcatactggggagaagccatatcactgtgatatctgtggtaaatcattctctcaaaatagtaccttaactaaacacaaacgtatacatacaggtgagaaaccatttgAGTGTCAAgtttgtggcaaatcattctctcgaatggatcatttaactaaacacaaacgtatccatacaggagagaaaccatgcCACTGTGATGTCTGCGGTATGTCATTTTCTACCGATGGTAATTTAATTAGCCAC agacgtattcatacaggagagaaaccatatcattgtgatatctgtggtaaatccttctcagATTATAGTACCGtcactaaacacaaacgtattcatacaggagagaaaccatatcactgtgatatttgtggtaaatcattctcacacCTTAATGTCTTAAttaatcacaaacgtattcatacaggtgagaagccatatcagtgtgatatgtgtggtaaatcattttctcaaaatagtATCTTAagtagacacaaacgtattcatacaggagagaaaccatatcactgtgaaatctgtggtaaattatttgcTAAAAAATGCAACTTAACttcacatatatctatccatacaaAAGTGTGA
- the LOC106872441 gene encoding zinc finger protein 721, with the protein MSETTPYLCEICGKIFPEMIQLHKHICIHTGEKFHCGICGKSFSANSDLNKHLRIHTGEKPFHCDVCGKSFSLNSSLTRHKRLHTGEKPYHCDICDESFSESAKLSRHKRIHTGEKFHCDICSKSFSESTKLNRHKRIHTGEKPYHCNFCGKSFSYNNVLTNHKRIHTLERPYHCHFCDKSFLRNSDFTKHIRMHTGEKPFQCDTCGKSFSASSDLTKHRRMHTGEKPFHCDRFHCHICDKLFSTSSGLTKHVRMHTGEKPFHCDVCSKSFSASSSLSRHKRLHTGEKPYQCDICDKSFSDSTKLSRHKRIHTGEKPYHCDSCGKSFAGSNDLWKHIRIHTGEKPYKCDTCGKSFCHSNDLTTHKRIHTGEKPYKCDICDKSFSHSTDLTTHKRIHTGEKPFHCHICSKSFTGRSALTKHLRMHSGEKPFRCDVCGKSFSENPRLIRHKHIHTGEKPFHCNLCGKSFSYNDLLTNHKRIHTLERPHHCHICGKSFLRNGDLTKHVRMHTGEKPFPCDTCGKSFSASSDLAKHKRIHTGEKPFCCDVCGRSFSRASILSKHIRVHTGEKPYQCDICGKPFTHKSVLTIHQRVHSGEKPFRCHICGKSFSGSSDLTKHNRIHTGEKPYLCDICGKSFAEKRNLTAHISIHTKM; encoded by the exons ATGTCAGAAACTACACCATATctctgtgaaatctgtggtaaaatTTTCCCTGAAATGATTcaattacataaacacatatgtattcatacaggggagaaatttcactgtggtatctgtggtaaatcattctctgccaATAGTGACTTAAATAAACACCtacgtatccatacaggagagaaaccatttcactgtgatgtctgtggtaaatcattttctttaaatagttccttaactagacacaaacgtctTCATaccggagaaaaaccatatcattgtgatatctgtgatgaATCATTCTCTGAGAGTGCTAAACTGAGtagacataaacgtattcatacaggagagaaatttcactgtgatatctgtagtaaatcattttctgagaGCACTAAACTAAAtagacataaacgtattcatacaggcgagaagccatatcactgtaatttctgtggtaaatcattctcttataaCAATGTTTTGACTaaccataaacgtattcatacgttggagagaccatatcactgccatttttgtgataaatcattcttgCGAAATAGTGACTTCActaaacatatacgtatgcatacaggcgagaaaccatttcagtgtgatacctgtggcaaatcattctctgcaagtagtgacttaactaaacacagacgtatgcatacaggagagaaaccgtttcactgtgat CGATTTCATTGTCATATCTGTGATAAATTATTCTCTACAAGTAGTGGCTTAACtaaacatgtacgtatgcatacaggagagaaaccatttcattgtgatgtctgtagtaaatcattttctgCAAGTAGCTCCTTAAGTAGACACAAACgtcttcatacaggagaaaaaccatatcaatgtgatatctgtgataaatcgtTCTCTGACAGCACTAAACTGAGtagacataaacgtattcatacaggagaaaaaccatatcactgtgattcctgtggtaaatcattcgcaGGAAGTAATGACTTATGGAAgcacatacgtattcacacaggagagaaaccatataagTGTGATACCTGTGGCAAATCTTTCTGCCATTCCAATGATTTAACTacccacaaacgtattcatacaggcgaGAAACCATAtaagtgtgatatctgtgataaatctttTTCTCATTCCACTGATTTAACTAcccacaagcgtattcatacgggtgagaaaccatttcactgtcatatctgtagtaaatcattcacTGGACGTAGTGCCTTAACTAAACACCTACGTATGCattcaggagagaaaccatttcgctgtgatgtctgtggtaaatcattctctgaaaaccCTAGATTAATtagacataaacatattcacacaggggagaagccatttcactgtaatttatgtggtaaatcattctcttacaaTGATCTTTTAACCaaccataaacgtattcatacgttAGAGAGACCACATCACTGccatatttgtggtaaatcattcttacGGAATGGTGACTTAACtaaacatgtacgtatgcatacaggtgagaaacctttTCCTTGTGATAcatgtggcaaatcattctctgcaagTAGTGACTTGGCTAAACATAAGcgtattcacactggagaaaaaccattctgCTGTGATGTTTGTGGCAGATCATTCTCCAGAGCTAGTATCCTATCGaaacacatacgtgtacatacaggagagaagccatatcagtgtgatatctgtggtaaaccatTCACTCATAAAAGTGTTTTAACTATCCACCAACGTGTTCATAGTGGGGAGAAACCGTTTCGTTgtcatatctgtggtaaatcattctctggaagtagtgACTTAACGAAACAcaatcgtattcatacaggggagaagccatatctatgtgatatctgtggtaagtcttTTGCTGAAAAACGCAACTTAACcgcacatatatctatccatacaaAAATGTGA